GGCCTCCTTACCTTTTCTTTCCAACATATTCTATCTGTAAAGTGTTAAGAAAGCTGTTAAGAAAAGTGCAAAGAAACTGTAAATATTTCTCACTCTGCCATCTTAAAACCGATTCCCCATACTGCTTCTATATAATCTTTCCCCGAGATTTCCCGCAGCTTCTTTCTCAGATTACTGATGTGAACCCGCAGTGAACTTTCCATACAATCCGGTGTTTCTTCGCTGACACGGTCAAGCAGCACAGTCTTTGTGATCACCTGTTTTGGATGCTCCAGCAAAATTTTCAAGATGGCAAATTCTGTCTTTGTCAGTTTTACCTCATGTTCCCCAACCCATGCTTCATGCGTGACCATATTCACTGTAATTTCTCTATACATCAGTTTTTCCGAAGAATCTGATCTTGTACTTTTCCTGAGCTGCACAACAATCCTTGCCAGCAATTCTTCAATTTCAAACGGTTTTGTAATGTAATCCTCCGCGCCATTCAGCAAAAGAGCAACCTTATCTTTCACTTCAACCTTTGCGCTCATCACAATCACCGGAATTTTTTCAATCTGCGACAGCACTTCCTCTCCTGTAAGCCCCGGCAGCATCAAATCCAATAAAATCAGATCCGGCTTTTCGTTTGCCAGAAACAGTAATGCCTCTGTCCCGGAATAGGCATGGGAGACCTGATATCCCTCCTGTATCAGAACCTCTTCCAGCATTTCATTGATATGAATATCGTCATCTATGATTAAAATATGGCTCATAGAAAGCTCCTTCCTGATTTCAATTTTCTTATTCGGAATTTATAAAATTTTTGCCATATAATACTCGTCCACAACTTCTCCTTTTACCAACATTGATTTTGCTCTTATTCCTTCTACTTTAAAATCACTTTTTTCATATAATTTTCTTGCTGCTTCATTATGACATTCCACAGTAAGCTCCAGCCGAATGACAGAATTTTCCTTCGCCCATTTTTCCAGATTTTCAAAAAAAGTCGTGCCGATCCCTTTCCCCTGATACTCTTTCAATACACCCACAACAATATATGCAGTATGAAAATTTCGATGAAACTCTCCCCTCTCTGCCCGGAGATACCCCACTATTTTATTGTCTGCCTTTGCAATTTGTAAAAAGTCATTTCCATGTATCACGTTATGATAGATATCCGTTTCTAATTCTTGAATATCCATATGCTGCTTTCTTTCATTTGGTTCATACATCATAAAATTCGTTTCTGCATCAAGAGCATTTAACAAACTCCAGAAATGTTCCATTTCTTCGATTTCTATCTTTTTATAAATCACCTATATCCCCCTTATCACTTTAGAACCGTTTTCGGCTCCTTTGTAGCTTCCGGATTTAAATCATATCTTCAAAATTGTTTTCTATTTCATAAATTCCTTTATATGGACATTCAATATAATATTTCCCGTTCTCTTCATAATAAAACATGGTTGTCATTCCACCATTATTT
This window of the Mediterraneibacter gnavus ATCC 29149 genome carries:
- a CDS encoding response regulator transcription factor; this translates as MSHILIIDDDIHINEMLEEVLIQEGYQVSHAYSGTEALLFLANEKPDLILLDLMLPGLTGEEVLSQIEKIPVIVMSAKVEVKDKVALLLNGAEDYITKPFEIEELLARIVVQLRKSTRSDSSEKLMYREITVNMVTHEAWVGEHEVKLTKTEFAILKILLEHPKQVITKTVLLDRVSEETPDCMESSLRVHISNLRKKLREISGKDYIEAVWGIGFKMAE
- a CDS encoding GNAT family N-acetyltransferase — protein: MIYKKIEIEEMEHFWSLLNALDAETNFMMYEPNERKQHMDIQELETDIYHNVIHGNDFLQIAKADNKIVGYLRAERGEFHRNFHTAYIVVGVLKEYQGKGIGTTFFENLEKWAKENSVIRLELTVECHNEAARKLYEKSDFKVEGIRAKSMLVKGEVVDEYYMAKIL